A single window of Gemmatimonadota bacterium DNA harbors:
- a CDS encoding HNH endonuclease has protein sequence MALNASFEPLSIIPARRAVRLVLDGKAEILEKDGGRRFRSETRIVPCPAVIRLVRYVHVPRRFRRQVTNTFLFARDDYSCQYCGRHKNELRGRQFLTRDHVVPLSRGGDSRWENVVTCCSPCNNRKGNRLPGEAGLKLLNQPRQPNYVHLVWVVRRVTGAQAKYIRMFYGEDALDVVSKRRSDEPVEIGGYSAL, from the coding sequence TTGGCGCTGAACGCTTCGTTCGAGCCACTTTCGATCATTCCTGCTCGTCGAGCGGTCCGGCTGGTCCTGGATGGGAAGGCCGAGATCCTGGAAAAGGACGGAGGTAGGCGCTTCCGCTCAGAGACGCGCATCGTCCCCTGTCCCGCGGTAATCCGCCTCGTCCGGTACGTCCACGTCCCGCGGCGATTCCGCCGACAGGTTACCAACACCTTCCTGTTCGCTCGCGACGACTACTCTTGTCAGTACTGTGGGAGGCATAAGAACGAGCTCCGTGGTCGCCAATTCCTGACCCGGGATCACGTCGTGCCGTTGTCCCGGGGGGGAGACAGCAGGTGGGAGAACGTGGTTACGTGCTGCTCGCCGTGTAACAACCGCAAGGGTAACCGGCTTCCCGGCGAGGCGGGTCTCAAGCTACTGAACCAGCCTAGACAGCCGAACTACGTACACCTCGTGTGGGTGGTCAGGCGCGTGACCGGAGCGCAGGCGAAGTACATTCGCATGTTCTATGGCGAGGACGCGCTCGACGTGGTGTCGAAACGGCGCTCGGACGAACCGGTCGAGATCGGCGGCTACTCGGCCCTCTAG